From a single Gimesia fumaroli genomic region:
- a CDS encoding aldehyde dehydrogenase family protein: MEKTILHQQGVSIPNQSDLDQALKELAEANRTSVGFSVAQRIQLTEQCLLSLSTVAQEWVNLSCQAKRIPKDSSVRAEEVLAGPVSVARFLQVLLISLKTISNTGQPHLPGSPKLSTEQQWCVPVFPTSGIYDALVFAGLKAEAWLKPGVESTSLFDLSQLNSECSRSMSLTLVLGAGNVSAIPATDVLTKILQDGERVLLKMNPVNAYLKPVFEQAFQPLITAGLLRIVDGNAAAGEYLVSAPDIDRIHITGSTQTHDAIVWGSDPGERESRKAKNQPLIDVPISSELGNVSPWIVVPGAYSEKQLQFQAENIAASIVNNASFNCLATKVIITSADWSQRDRFLTMIEHQLEQVPSRYAYYPGAAERWERFTGEVPKDKEYLPWKLLRNTDPRQSPHLFREESFVCVCAETALEADTYTEFLERAVDFVNQEVWGTLCATITVSDAFQKKNRDVLDRCLSRLNYGAVGVNHWPALNYAFMSTPWGGAPGADLTNVQSGIGNVHNTFFLSDVEKTVLYGPLTLFPKPVWFPSHSNPEAVGWGLMNLYCQPSLMNLLRVGLSVVFK, from the coding sequence ATGGAGAAAACGATCCTGCATCAGCAAGGTGTATCGATTCCGAATCAGTCTGACCTTGATCAGGCGTTAAAAGAACTGGCGGAAGCCAACCGGACGTCGGTTGGCTTTTCTGTCGCGCAGCGGATTCAATTGACAGAGCAGTGTCTGCTCAGTCTTTCTACTGTTGCACAGGAATGGGTTAATCTTTCCTGTCAAGCGAAACGCATACCGAAGGACAGTTCGGTTCGCGCGGAGGAAGTTCTGGCAGGGCCGGTTTCTGTTGCACGGTTTTTGCAAGTCTTATTGATCAGTTTGAAAACAATTTCGAATACTGGTCAACCTCATCTTCCGGGATCTCCAAAGCTGTCAACAGAGCAGCAATGGTGCGTGCCCGTGTTTCCCACCAGTGGGATTTATGACGCGTTAGTTTTCGCGGGTTTGAAGGCAGAGGCATGGTTAAAGCCGGGTGTGGAATCGACGTCGTTGTTTGATCTCTCTCAATTAAACTCAGAGTGCAGTAGATCAATGTCGCTGACACTGGTATTGGGGGCAGGGAATGTCTCTGCGATCCCCGCCACGGATGTGTTGACGAAAATTTTACAGGATGGCGAGCGGGTTCTTTTGAAAATGAACCCGGTCAACGCATATCTGAAACCGGTGTTCGAACAGGCGTTCCAGCCGTTAATTACAGCCGGACTGTTACGAATCGTGGATGGTAATGCTGCCGCCGGCGAATATCTTGTGTCGGCTCCCGATATCGATCGGATTCATATTACCGGATCGACGCAGACACACGATGCGATTGTCTGGGGCAGTGATCCTGGAGAACGGGAGTCTCGGAAAGCGAAGAACCAGCCTCTGATTGATGTGCCGATTAGTAGTGAGTTGGGAAATGTGTCTCCCTGGATTGTCGTTCCCGGTGCGTACTCAGAAAAGCAGCTGCAGTTTCAAGCAGAAAATATTGCAGCTTCGATAGTGAATAACGCTTCGTTTAATTGTCTGGCGACGAAAGTCATCATTACCTCTGCCGACTGGTCGCAACGTGACCGGTTTTTAACGATGATTGAACATCAGCTGGAGCAGGTTCCCAGCCGGTATGCCTATTATCCGGGGGCGGCCGAGCGTTGGGAACGGTTTACAGGGGAGGTTCCCAAGGATAAAGAGTACCTGCCTTGGAAGTTGCTTCGCAATACCGACCCACGACAGTCACCACACTTGTTTCGGGAAGAGTCGTTTGTCTGTGTTTGTGCGGAAACCGCGCTCGAGGCTGATACCTATACCGAGTTTCTCGAACGGGCCGTTGATTTTGTGAATCAGGAAGTGTGGGGGACCTTGTGTGCCACCATTACGGTTTCGGATGCATTTCAAAAAAAGAATCGGGATGTTCTGGATCGTTGTCTTTCCCGTTTGAATTATGGCGCGGTGGGAGTCAATCACTGGCCTGCTTTGAATTATGCGTTTATGTCCACTCCCTGGGGAGGGGCACCGGGGGCTGATTTAACCAATGTCCAAAGTGGAATTGGAAACGTCCATAACACCTTCTTTCTATCGGATGTGGAAAAGACGGTGTTGTATGGTCCGTTGACTTTGTTTCCGAAACCGGTCTGGTTTCCCTCGCACTCGAATCCGGAAGCAGTTGGCTGGGGGCTGATGAATTTGTATTGTCAGCCTTCGTTGATGAACCTTTTACGCGTGGGCCTTTCTGTCGTCTTCAAATAA
- a CDS encoding parallel beta-helix domain-containing protein, which produces MLQTIPFTFHKTFRFAGLVLVAVIFSSGNPGEAAESTAPKLESATYTFSPGPDFQFKFQSRLIQAIPGDVLILEAGKYELRSGLNLVTDNVTIRGQGHEKTVLSFKHQTDGSFGLLASGDNLVLEQFAVEDTSHNAIKVLGAENVTFRGIRTEWTGGPKTTNGAYGLYPVQCKNVLIEDCIAIGAADAGIYVGQSTDVVVRNCRAESNVAGIEIENTINADVYGNIVTKNTGGLLVFDLPGLPQKNGRHVRLFRNRIFKNNTPNFAPKGNMVASVPSGSGILVMATDDVEVFENQIEDNHSFSISVVSFLIYGKKLKDQNYDPYPEGISIHDNQIKRGGTAPDGELGLVLKSIVGTPLPAIVYDGVINPQKQVDGKVPLEQGLRLSNNGDAKFLNIDFSNLNPVNIAAGKYRPSPDMAPFEGTLTPLKSVELKPHGVPQPTKNTTLLVYYAAPNKLSELGLFQGNGASQKPVEGVIPYDLITTLFTDYTSKYRFVRLPEGGQIKFKSAGVLEFPVGTMLIKTFSYLNDLRDPSQGERLLETRVEFLKETGWYGYSYIWNEEQTEAELSLGGGEVDVSWIHSDGKSRSTRHLIPNANQCISCHSHHDKYVPIGPTAANLNRLYHYAQGEENQLAYLTRNRFLEAAPKPESIEVLADFDEPESGTLDQRVRAYLSVNCAHCHSPGGNARTTGLDLRLTQSDPAKIGVWKTPVAAGRGSGGRDYDIVPGEPEKSILMHRLQSNDLAARMPNIGNRIVHQEAVDLIRQWIGEMQPDPAKKPSP; this is translated from the coding sequence ATGCTACAGACCATTCCGTTTACATTTCACAAAACATTCCGTTTCGCAGGCCTTGTTCTGGTCGCTGTGATTTTTTCCTCAGGGAATCCGGGTGAGGCGGCGGAGTCGACTGCGCCAAAATTGGAGTCGGCGACCTATACGTTTTCGCCTGGTCCTGATTTTCAATTTAAATTTCAGTCTCGTTTGATTCAAGCCATCCCTGGTGATGTGCTGATATTGGAAGCGGGGAAGTATGAGCTGCGGTCCGGACTGAATCTGGTGACAGACAACGTCACGATTCGTGGTCAAGGCCATGAGAAAACGGTCCTCTCTTTTAAGCATCAGACGGACGGCAGTTTTGGTTTACTGGCAAGTGGAGATAACCTTGTCTTGGAACAGTTCGCGGTGGAAGACACCAGTCATAATGCCATTAAAGTTTTAGGGGCTGAGAACGTAACTTTTCGAGGGATCCGCACTGAATGGACGGGAGGCCCCAAAACAACCAATGGTGCCTATGGGCTTTATCCGGTTCAGTGTAAAAATGTGTTGATTGAAGATTGTATTGCGATTGGAGCAGCCGACGCGGGCATTTATGTCGGTCAGTCGACTGATGTCGTTGTCAGAAACTGCCGCGCTGAATCAAATGTGGCCGGCATTGAGATCGAAAACACGATTAATGCGGACGTCTATGGGAATATTGTCACAAAGAATACCGGCGGACTGCTGGTGTTTGACTTGCCAGGGCTTCCTCAGAAGAATGGACGCCACGTACGTCTATTCCGGAATCGGATCTTCAAAAACAATACTCCCAATTTTGCCCCCAAAGGGAATATGGTCGCTTCTGTGCCTTCAGGCTCAGGCATACTGGTGATGGCAACCGATGATGTGGAAGTCTTCGAAAATCAAATCGAGGATAATCATTCGTTTAGCATCTCGGTGGTCAGCTTTCTGATCTATGGAAAGAAATTGAAGGATCAAAACTACGATCCGTATCCGGAAGGAATTTCGATTCATGACAATCAAATAAAGAGGGGCGGCACCGCTCCTGATGGCGAACTTGGATTAGTTCTGAAGTCCATCGTCGGCACACCGCTGCCTGCGATTGTGTATGATGGTGTGATCAATCCACAAAAGCAGGTTGATGGAAAAGTTCCGCTGGAACAAGGCCTGCGGCTATCGAATAACGGGGATGCGAAGTTTCTGAATATCGATTTCAGTAATCTGAATCCCGTCAATATTGCGGCGGGCAAATATCGGCCCAGTCCAGACATGGCGCCGTTTGAAGGGACGCTGACACCACTCAAATCGGTTGAACTCAAACCGCATGGTGTTCCACAGCCAACGAAAAATACGACCCTGCTCGTGTATTATGCTGCCCCAAACAAGCTGTCGGAACTGGGCCTGTTTCAGGGAAACGGAGCATCACAGAAACCCGTCGAAGGTGTGATCCCCTATGATTTGATTACGACTCTATTTACCGATTACACATCCAAGTATCGGTTTGTGCGATTACCTGAAGGGGGGCAAATCAAGTTCAAGTCAGCCGGCGTTCTTGAATTTCCGGTGGGGACGATGTTGATCAAAACCTTTTCCTATTTGAATGATCTGCGCGATCCTTCACAGGGAGAACGCCTGTTGGAAACGCGAGTGGAATTTCTCAAAGAGACCGGCTGGTATGGATATTCTTATATCTGGAATGAGGAGCAGACAGAGGCGGAATTGAGTCTGGGGGGAGGAGAAGTGGATGTCTCCTGGATTCACTCCGATGGGAAATCACGTTCAACACGACATTTAATACCGAATGCCAATCAATGCATCAGTTGTCATAGTCATCACGATAAGTACGTGCCTATTGGGCCGACGGCCGCCAATCTGAATCGACTTTATCATTATGCTCAGGGGGAAGAGAATCAACTGGCTTATCTGACTCGCAATCGTTTTCTGGAAGCGGCTCCTAAACCAGAGTCGATCGAAGTTCTCGCGGATTTTGACGAACCGGAATCTGGAACACTGGACCAACGCGTGCGTGCTTATCTTTCGGTGAATTGTGCGCACTGTCATAGTCCTGGTGGGAACGCCCGAACAACGGGCTTGGATTTACGTTTAACGCAATCAGACCCTGCGAAAATCGGTGTCTGGAAAACTCCGGTTGCGGCAGGTCGGGGATCGGGCGGACGCGATTACGATATTGTTCCCGGTGAACCGGAAAAATCGATTCTGATGCACCGCTTGCAATCCAACGATCTCGCAGCGCGGATGCCGAATATCGGGAACCGCATTGTGCATCAGGAAGCCGTCGATTTGATTCGACAGTGGATTGGTGAAATGCAGCCGGACCCTGCGAAGAAGCCCTCGCCTTAG
- a CDS encoding GGDEF domain-containing protein, translating into MMTTLLVSMISLTNDVLILFGAGLLIAVSLGFTAGYFFGKTAPARHLRRAKKHIQGCYQHVKEALDTAQAACSMLEKFPGMVLTNEQSSELNKKRSNLLELITRLVDRKNSDQDQAKIESKTDKKKKQKFPAMQWALEPEHVHLKLPDTSAFEANMEMLLLGSTSSEQTCGLLLVQINQYDQLKERFGIMAPVKFMKTISRLVLHKIRDEDVICVWKSDTLAILFPGYSLDEGQANAENIREAIRHHHFRLEATSPEVVVTASLAYINCVPGDSAELVLERGSHALAKSQKKGRNQLIIQDSHSYEHKAAV; encoded by the coding sequence ATGATGACAACCCTCTTAGTATCTATGATTTCCCTCACAAATGATGTGCTGATTTTATTTGGAGCGGGACTTCTCATTGCCGTCAGCCTTGGTTTTACGGCTGGCTATTTTTTCGGCAAAACTGCACCTGCACGGCATCTCCGCCGTGCCAAAAAGCATATCCAGGGTTGTTATCAACATGTAAAAGAAGCATTAGATACCGCCCAGGCTGCCTGCAGCATGCTTGAAAAATTCCCTGGAATGGTGCTGACCAATGAGCAATCCAGTGAACTGAATAAAAAACGTTCCAACCTGCTGGAACTTATCACACGATTGGTAGATCGAAAGAATTCAGATCAGGACCAAGCCAAAATAGAATCAAAAACAGACAAAAAGAAAAAACAGAAATTCCCAGCGATGCAATGGGCTCTCGAGCCGGAACATGTCCATTTAAAACTCCCCGATACATCCGCGTTTGAAGCCAACATGGAAATGCTGCTGCTGGGAAGCACTTCAAGTGAGCAGACCTGTGGCTTACTACTCGTCCAGATAAATCAGTATGACCAACTCAAAGAACGATTCGGAATTATGGCTCCGGTCAAGTTCATGAAAACGATCTCGCGACTGGTGTTACACAAAATTAGAGATGAAGACGTGATCTGTGTCTGGAAATCCGACACACTGGCAATCCTGTTCCCCGGCTATTCGCTCGATGAAGGCCAGGCCAATGCAGAAAACATCCGCGAAGCCATTCGCCATCACCACTTTCGTCTGGAAGCCACCAGCCCGGAAGTCGTCGTGACCGCCAGCCTCGCTTATATTAATTGTGTTCCCGGTGACTCTGCCGAACTGGTACTGGAACGCGGTTCTCATGCTTTAGCAAAGTCTCAGAAAAAAGGCCGCAATCAGCTGATCATTCAAGACAGCCACTCCTACGAGCACAAAGCCGCCGTTTAG
- the dxs gene encoding 1-deoxy-D-xylulose-5-phosphate synthase, which produces MKIEILPRIKSPLDMQALSGSELETLAAEIREVLCTVVEDRSAHFASNLGVVELCIALHLAYDFSKDRLIWDTGHQIYPHKLLTGRYSQISTIRRKGGLMGYPNPEESEYDLFMTGHAGASVSTVLGLKAGDDLTGETERKSVAVIGDGALPSGVVFEAMNNAAGLNKDVLVILNDNKMGICPRVGGLAKYLDKARVAPFYNGLKRDVSWLLNKVPVVGESMEHTLGSFKEAVKGFLHGGMLFEEMGFRYIGPVDGHNIEELSGYLEMIKNIKGPVLLHVLTEKGHGFEPATNDPVSFHAPAPFQRNEENEIVPIEKPGSSASKGFTDVVSSAVFQAMTDNERVVVLTAAMCAGNKLGKIRDGFPDRFFDTGICEAHAVAFAGGMAKAGLRPIVDIYSTFLQRSFDHIFQEVSLQNLPVTFCMDRAGIAGEDGPTHHGAFDNTYMRCFPNIVMMSPGDARDVEPMLEFSLNYDGPTALRYPKAPADSVERKVAPVELGKSEVYVWGKDGMLIAFGSLFTNCIQVAEQLREEGLDVGVINARFAKPIDAEVIHRAIQESGFVITVEEGTLCGGFGSAVLESANEAGLNTSHLKRLGIPDRYIEHGNRSELLVDLGLDVAGILATSREMAHQTKVAVNE; this is translated from the coding sequence ATGAAAATCGAAATACTGCCACGGATCAAGTCACCGCTTGATATGCAAGCTTTATCCGGGAGTGAACTCGAAACCCTCGCTGCAGAGATTCGTGAAGTTTTATGTACGGTCGTGGAAGATCGCTCAGCCCACTTTGCCAGTAATCTCGGCGTCGTCGAACTCTGTATTGCCCTGCATCTCGCCTATGACTTTTCAAAAGATCGACTCATTTGGGATACCGGGCACCAAATCTACCCCCACAAATTACTCACAGGTCGCTACTCCCAGATTTCCACAATCCGTCGCAAAGGGGGATTGATGGGTTACCCCAATCCGGAAGAAAGTGAATATGACCTGTTCATGACCGGTCACGCGGGTGCCAGCGTTTCGACCGTCCTGGGTTTGAAAGCGGGCGACGACCTGACTGGTGAAACGGAACGTAAATCAGTAGCTGTAATCGGCGACGGCGCCCTTCCCTCAGGCGTTGTCTTCGAAGCCATGAATAATGCAGCCGGCCTGAATAAAGACGTGCTCGTTATTCTCAATGATAACAAAATGGGAATCTGTCCCCGCGTCGGCGGCTTGGCAAAATATCTGGATAAAGCCCGCGTTGCTCCCTTCTACAATGGCTTAAAGCGAGATGTCTCCTGGTTATTGAACAAAGTTCCCGTCGTAGGCGAGTCAATGGAACACACGCTGGGCAGCTTCAAAGAAGCCGTTAAAGGTTTCCTGCATGGCGGGATGCTGTTTGAAGAAATGGGCTTCCGCTACATCGGCCCCGTGGACGGTCATAATATTGAAGAACTGTCCGGCTACCTGGAGATGATCAAAAACATCAAAGGCCCTGTATTGCTGCACGTCTTAACCGAAAAAGGACACGGTTTCGAACCGGCTACAAACGACCCAGTCTCCTTCCACGCACCAGCTCCCTTCCAACGAAACGAAGAAAACGAAATTGTGCCCATCGAGAAACCGGGCAGCAGTGCATCCAAAGGATTCACCGATGTGGTCAGCAGCGCTGTCTTCCAGGCGATGACAGACAACGAACGGGTCGTGGTCCTGACTGCCGCCATGTGTGCCGGCAATAAACTGGGTAAAATCCGTGATGGATTCCCGGATCGTTTTTTTGATACCGGCATCTGTGAAGCACACGCTGTCGCCTTCGCTGGGGGGATGGCAAAAGCGGGTCTTAGGCCGATTGTTGATATCTACAGCACGTTCCTGCAACGTAGCTTCGACCATATTTTCCAGGAAGTCTCACTACAAAACCTTCCCGTTACCTTCTGTATGGATCGGGCAGGAATTGCCGGAGAAGACGGTCCCACACACCACGGCGCGTTTGACAATACTTATATGCGCTGCTTCCCCAATATCGTGATGATGTCCCCCGGGGATGCCCGAGATGTCGAACCGATGCTCGAATTCTCCCTGAATTATGACGGCCCCACAGCCCTGCGCTACCCGAAAGCCCCCGCAGATTCGGTCGAACGCAAGGTCGCTCCCGTGGAATTGGGCAAATCGGAAGTCTATGTCTGGGGCAAGGATGGCATGCTCATCGCATTTGGTTCCCTGTTCACCAATTGTATCCAGGTCGCCGAGCAACTCCGGGAAGAAGGCCTTGATGTTGGCGTCATCAACGCCCGTTTTGCCAAACCCATCGATGCCGAGGTCATTCATCGGGCGATTCAGGAATCGGGCTTTGTGATTACCGTTGAAGAAGGTACACTCTGTGGCGGTTTTGGTTCAGCGGTTCTGGAATCAGCCAATGAGGCAGGCCTGAATACCAGTCACCTCAAACGACTGGGGATTCCGGACCGATACATTGAACATGGCAACCGGAGCGAATTACTGGTCGACCTGGGTCTGGATGTGGCTGGAATCCTGGCAACATCACGCGAAATGGCTCACCAGACTAAAGTTGCGGTAAACGAGTAA
- a CDS encoding polyprenyl synthetase family protein translates to MSHNSLSFKEAWSELQTLVNRHLLNALDQSADCPPILREAMSYSLSAGGKRLRPILVLLSCEACGGEKEKALPAACAIEMVHTYSLIHDDLPAMDDDELRRGMPTNHIKFGEANAILAGDALLTRAFEIMSGQIAAKSCAAECCVDLANAAGAAGMVGGQVADLESEHREHSTLEQLEAIHRRKTGRLICSALTLGARIAGADAVTLEKLERYGTCIGLAFQITDDLLDLTGDEEKMGKGVRKDAEHGKLTYPSLIGVEESRQRAKNLIDEACLSIAPLGSHGQRLEELAHFILERDH, encoded by the coding sequence ATGAGTCATAATTCTCTTTCCTTTAAAGAAGCCTGGAGCGAACTTCAGACCCTGGTCAATCGCCACCTCCTCAATGCCCTCGATCAATCAGCTGACTGTCCCCCGATTCTTAGAGAAGCAATGTCTTATAGCCTTTCCGCAGGGGGAAAACGGCTGCGGCCGATTCTGGTGCTACTCAGCTGTGAAGCCTGTGGTGGAGAAAAGGAAAAGGCACTTCCAGCCGCCTGTGCCATTGAAATGGTGCACACATACTCCCTGATTCACGATGATTTACCGGCCATGGATGACGACGAACTCCGTCGGGGAATGCCGACAAATCATATCAAATTCGGAGAAGCCAACGCGATTCTCGCTGGCGACGCTTTGTTAACCCGCGCCTTTGAGATTATGTCGGGACAAATAGCTGCAAAGTCTTGTGCCGCTGAATGTTGTGTTGACCTGGCGAATGCCGCAGGTGCCGCCGGAATGGTAGGAGGACAAGTCGCAGACTTAGAATCAGAGCATCGAGAACACTCGACTCTGGAACAACTGGAAGCAATTCACCGCCGTAAAACAGGTCGACTGATTTGCAGTGCCCTCACACTGGGAGCCCGGATTGCAGGTGCAGATGCTGTAACCCTGGAAAAGCTGGAAAGATACGGCACTTGCATAGGTTTGGCATTTCAAATTACCGATGATCTGCTTGATTTAACCGGTGATGAAGAAAAAATGGGAAAAGGCGTGCGAAAAGACGCCGAACACGGTAAATTAACCTACCCCTCCCTGATTGGCGTTGAAGAAAGTCGCCAACGCGCTAAAAATTTGATTGACGAAGCGTGCCTCTCGATCGCCCCACTAGGGAGCCACGGCCAACGATTGGAAGAACTGGCCCATTTTATATTGGAACGAGACCACTGA
- a CDS encoding M20/M25/M40 family metallo-hydrolase produces the protein MSPHTPTASSKVNSKQALQLVTDLMAIPGKSGEEGKIAAEIVGRLRKACLNEKQIAFDSTHKKSPIGGETGNLIVKLPGTMRGPRRLLMAHMDTVPLCVGAEPVKKGNLIHSKSKETALGADDRGGCSVILNALLTILEQDLPHPPLTFCWMVQEEIGLVGVRNLAIGKLGKPKMCFNWDGKLADTVCIGATGDSGMLIHISGIASHAGASPELGVSAAVIAGKAIEDLVENGWHGLVIKGKERGSSNIGVLSGGAATNVVMPELTIKAEARSHNPRFRQKILNEFKKAFQNSAKTTKNSLGKRGSISFESHLKYDSFRLSEEEPAVQIAKQAIQKQGGTPELTIGNGGLDANWMAAHGFPTVTLGCGQQDIHTTNETLMIDEYLKACEIGLLLATATESD, from the coding sequence ATGAGTCCACACACTCCAACAGCTTCCTCTAAAGTCAATTCCAAACAGGCATTACAACTCGTCACCGATCTGATGGCCATTCCCGGCAAAAGTGGGGAAGAAGGGAAGATCGCGGCGGAAATTGTAGGTCGTCTCCGGAAGGCCTGCCTGAACGAGAAACAGATCGCCTTTGACTCAACTCATAAAAAAAGTCCCATCGGTGGCGAAACAGGAAACCTGATTGTCAAATTACCCGGTACGATGCGAGGCCCCCGACGTCTATTGATGGCCCACATGGATACCGTCCCGCTTTGCGTCGGCGCAGAGCCAGTCAAAAAAGGAAACTTAATTCACTCCAAAAGCAAGGAGACAGCACTCGGAGCCGACGACAGGGGTGGGTGCAGTGTCATTTTGAATGCGTTGCTCACGATATTGGAGCAGGATCTGCCTCATCCTCCCCTTACTTTCTGCTGGATGGTTCAGGAAGAAATCGGCCTGGTCGGTGTTCGAAACCTGGCAATCGGAAAGCTGGGAAAACCCAAAATGTGCTTTAACTGGGACGGCAAGCTGGCAGATACGGTCTGTATCGGGGCCACCGGTGACTCCGGCATGCTGATTCATATCTCCGGCATCGCCAGCCATGCGGGCGCAAGTCCGGAACTGGGAGTCAGCGCTGCCGTCATCGCTGGCAAAGCCATTGAAGACCTTGTTGAGAATGGCTGGCACGGTCTGGTCATCAAGGGTAAGGAACGCGGTTCCAGCAATATTGGTGTCCTTTCAGGAGGAGCTGCAACAAATGTGGTAATGCCGGAATTAACCATCAAAGCCGAAGCACGCAGTCACAACCCCCGCTTTCGACAGAAAATTCTGAATGAATTCAAAAAAGCCTTCCAAAACTCTGCAAAAACCACGAAAAACAGTCTCGGAAAGCGCGGGAGTATTTCTTTCGAATCACATTTAAAATATGATTCCTTTCGACTTTCGGAAGAAGAACCTGCCGTCCAAATCGCAAAACAGGCCATTCAAAAACAGGGAGGGACTCCCGAGTTAACGATCGGCAATGGAGGGCTGGACGCCAACTGGATGGCCGCGCATGGATTTCCGACTGTCACACTCGGATGCGGCCAGCAGGACATCCACACCACAAACGAAACATTGATGATTGATGAATATCTGAAAGCCTGCGAAATCGGGCTGCTACTGGCCACAGCGACTGAATCAGACTGA
- a CDS encoding SGNH/GDSL hydrolase family protein, translating to MIRSRLRWLKHLMLALITLILLAVGGEVALRIVEYRQQVSVSNYDEEGFLIPSDVTYHRIRPLQEVSRKHPDTEELIQFQINSMGLRGKEYTIPKPAGVFRILCLGGETVLAPEMKDSDTFCVRLENLLQKQTQLKVEVINAGVPDACPLMSYLHLRHSLLGLQPDLILFNFDMSDVADDHALRRYTQIGDSGVPLGSMHPLYEKINAPERLESHFFVYRYTLRWLGDYWVENQPAGLDRDIDTPQGKYLWLEDHPPDWSVYVRQTLEPIQNIQQVAQGTYSRFILASYPKPWQVSESAMNGEARSALGVRDGVRYASRFPFELLETYAKQLNLSYCDTSPTFQSIQDPDRYYLNSVPQFSREGHALYAREIALFIMKDVPGIWSDAAPDSSTQPAPQQALVPVR from the coding sequence ATGATTCGTTCCCGCCTGCGCTGGCTCAAGCATTTAATGCTGGCATTGATTACGCTCATACTATTAGCAGTAGGGGGTGAGGTCGCGTTACGTATCGTCGAATATCGGCAGCAGGTATCAGTCAGCAACTACGATGAAGAAGGCTTCCTGATTCCTTCTGATGTGACCTATCATCGCATCCGGCCTTTACAGGAAGTCTCTCGAAAACATCCGGATACAGAAGAGTTGATTCAGTTTCAGATCAACAGTATGGGACTCAGAGGGAAAGAGTATACCATTCCCAAGCCGGCAGGCGTGTTTCGGATTCTCTGTCTGGGAGGCGAAACGGTACTTGCCCCCGAGATGAAAGACTCGGATACGTTTTGTGTGCGTCTGGAAAATCTGCTGCAAAAACAGACACAGTTAAAGGTGGAAGTGATCAATGCCGGGGTGCCTGATGCATGTCCGCTGATGTCCTATCTGCATTTAAGGCATTCCTTACTGGGGCTTCAGCCAGATTTGATTCTGTTCAATTTTGATATGTCTGATGTCGCTGACGATCATGCATTACGACGTTACACTCAGATTGGCGATTCGGGAGTTCCACTTGGTTCGATGCATCCGCTTTATGAGAAGATTAATGCACCGGAGCGTCTGGAAAGCCATTTTTTTGTGTATCGTTATACACTACGGTGGCTGGGAGACTACTGGGTGGAAAACCAGCCAGCGGGATTAGATCGGGATATTGATACGCCACAGGGGAAATACCTGTGGCTGGAAGATCATCCGCCTGACTGGTCTGTGTATGTCAGGCAGACTCTGGAACCGATTCAGAATATTCAGCAGGTGGCACAAGGAACTTACTCACGATTTATACTAGCCTCGTATCCCAAACCCTGGCAGGTTTCGGAGAGTGCAATGAACGGAGAGGCACGCAGTGCACTGGGAGTGCGAGACGGTGTTCGATACGCCAGTCGCTTTCCATTCGAACTGCTGGAGACCTATGCGAAGCAGTTGAACCTTTCGTACTGTGATACATCGCCTACGTTTCAAAGTATTCAGGACCCTGATCGATATTACCTGAACAGTGTTCCCCAGTTTTCCCGGGAAGGACATGCCTTGTATGCCCGGGAAATCGCCTTGTTTATTATGAAGGATGTTCCCGGCATCTGGTCAGATGCGGCGCCTGATTCCTCAACACAACCAGCACCCCAGCAGGCTCTGGTTCCAGTGCGCTGA